A genomic window from Fibrobacterota bacterium includes:
- a CDS encoding peptidoglycan DD-metalloendopeptidase family protein, with protein sequence MISYRMSLIALCAGVLFFSCKEEQPPAVPAEPAKVPVPTKYGVTLPGLKVVEATVEPGSSLGRILASRGLRAPQIHQAAQASVGIWDHKKLRDGDSVAFFLDSASGGLRHLVVRPDPFHWIRFDIDSVPKVLDIRRPIDTVRREVRGTIESSLWNVMAAKGMSASLIGRVSDILAWQVDFFALQVGDEICLVYDELRVDGRVAGEGDIHAVSFRQGDSVSRDFLFRRGEIDGYYDEWGRPNRRAFLKAPLQYSRISSRFTGSRMHPVLRIVRPHFGVDYAAPSGTPVVALGDGTVILKGWLGGGGNSLKIRHGNGYITGYMHLKAFASGLRQGSRVRQGDLIGYVGSTGLSTGPHLDFRVWDGIRPIDPLRISSPPSPPLPDSLKVVFQAAITPLVAILDGRDSVAAGKKVAQAP encoded by the coding sequence ATGATTTCCTACCGAATGTCGCTGATCGCCCTGTGCGCAGGGGTCCTGTTTTTCTCGTGCAAGGAAGAACAGCCCCCCGCCGTCCCGGCCGAACCTGCCAAGGTTCCCGTCCCTACAAAATACGGCGTGACCTTGCCCGGCCTCAAGGTGGTCGAGGCAACGGTGGAGCCGGGATCGTCCCTGGGGAGGATTCTCGCCTCCCGCGGATTGCGTGCTCCGCAAATCCACCAAGCGGCCCAGGCCTCGGTGGGGATCTGGGATCACAAGAAGCTGCGGGATGGCGATTCCGTCGCTTTTTTCCTGGATTCCGCTTCTGGAGGACTTCGCCACCTGGTGGTGCGGCCGGATCCGTTCCATTGGATCCGTTTCGACATCGATTCGGTCCCCAAGGTTCTCGACATCCGGCGTCCGATTGACACCGTGCGCCGGGAAGTGCGCGGCACCATCGAATCCTCGCTTTGGAACGTGATGGCCGCCAAAGGAATGTCCGCGTCGCTGATCGGAAGGGTTTCCGACATCCTGGCCTGGCAGGTGGATTTCTTCGCCCTGCAGGTCGGTGACGAAATTTGTCTGGTGTACGACGAGCTTCGCGTGGACGGAAGGGTTGCGGGCGAAGGTGACATCCACGCGGTTTCCTTCCGACAGGGGGATTCCGTGTCGCGCGATTTCCTGTTCCGACGCGGAGAGATCGACGGATACTACGACGAATGGGGAAGACCCAACCGCCGGGCGTTCCTGAAGGCGCCTTTGCAGTATTCGCGCATCAGTTCGCGATTCACGGGATCCCGGATGCATCCGGTGTTGCGCATCGTCAGGCCTCATTTCGGCGTCGACTACGCGGCCCCCTCCGGAACACCCGTGGTGGCGCTCGGCGACGGGACCGTGATCCTCAAAGGTTGGTTGGGGGGGGGAGGCAACAGCCTGAAGATCCGCCATGGCAACGGGTACATCACCGGTTACATGCACCTCAAGGCCTTCGCCTCGGGCTTGCGGCAGGGTTCGCGAGTTCGTCAAGGAGATCTGATCGGGTATGTGGGATCCACAGGGCTTTCCACCGGTCCGCATCTGGATTTCCGGGTCTGGGACGGAATCCGGCCCATCGATCCATTGAGGATCTCCAGCCCGCCCTCGCCTCCGTTGCCGGATTCCCTGAAAGTGGTTTTCCAGGCGGCAATCACGCCGTTGGTGGCCATCCTCGATGGTCGCGACAGCGTGGCGGCCGGCAAGAAGGTCGCACAGGCGCCCTGA
- a CDS encoding NAD-dependent epimerase/dehydratase family protein yields MEVLVIGGTGLISTAIVQQLLDRGDRVTIFNRGETKVRFQGEVEKLSGNRWEPGSLEKAVLGRTWDAVIDMAAFAPQNGAQLVDTFWGKAGQVVLCSTTCVYGGPSATMPIAESVPRRPFGMYGVNKAAIERILLGASGREGTHATIIRPSYTTGEGATAAGLLFDDSLVSRMRQGLPVIVMDDGTCPWAIAHVSDVARGFVASLGNPKAFANDYHLTSHEHTDWNGVYGALAQAAEGRSEIVHIPSTWLRQVAPRRSLGMWFIYRFPSVYDNAKAERDLGFSTTVPLVETFRRQIRWMEENRKLKSVTDELCQDVLLDGWRSQSQWLGNDPRWVDWNPWGNNTEN; encoded by the coding sequence ATGGAAGTACTGGTCATCGGCGGAACAGGATTGATCTCCACCGCCATCGTGCAGCAGTTGTTGGACCGGGGTGATCGCGTCACGATCTTCAATCGCGGCGAAACCAAGGTTCGCTTCCAGGGAGAAGTGGAAAAGCTTTCCGGAAACCGATGGGAACCGGGATCGCTGGAGAAAGCCGTGCTCGGGCGCACGTGGGATGCCGTGATCGACATGGCCGCCTTCGCGCCGCAAAACGGTGCCCAGTTGGTGGACACCTTCTGGGGCAAGGCGGGGCAGGTCGTGCTGTGCTCCACCACCTGCGTATACGGCGGCCCCAGTGCGACCATGCCCATCGCGGAATCCGTGCCGCGAAGGCCATTCGGGATGTACGGGGTCAACAAGGCCGCCATCGAGCGGATCCTCCTGGGAGCCTCGGGGCGCGAGGGAACCCACGCGACCATCATCCGCCCCAGCTACACCACGGGCGAAGGCGCCACCGCTGCCGGATTGCTCTTCGACGACTCCCTGGTCTCCCGCATGCGCCAAGGCCTTCCGGTGATCGTGATGGACGACGGAACCTGTCCCTGGGCGATCGCGCACGTCTCGGATGTCGCCCGCGGATTCGTGGCCTCCTTGGGGAATCCCAAGGCCTTCGCCAACGACTACCACTTGACCAGCCATGAACACACCGACTGGAACGGCGTCTACGGCGCACTCGCCCAGGCGGCCGAGGGAAGGTCGGAAATCGTCCATATCCCCTCCACGTGGCTTCGCCAGGTGGCCCCGCGCCGGTCCCTGGGCATGTGGTTCATCTACCGTTTTCCCAGCGTCTACGACAACGCCAAGGCCGAACGGGACCTGGGATTTTCCACCACCGTTCCACTGGTGGAAACCTTCCGTCGGCAGATCCGGTGGATGGAAGAAAACAGGAAGCTCAAGTCCGTGACCGACGAACTCTGCCAGGACGTGCTTCTGGATGGCTGGAGAAGCCAATCCCAATGGCTGGGCAACGATCCACGCTGGGTGGACTGGAATCCCTGGGGCAACAACACGGAAAATTGA
- a CDS encoding activase: MSTAPNHTASRQGLGIDIGSASVKVCQIEDGNVAWSEVRPHDGDLPGTLRRILEDKGVTPGIPALVTGQEGRRQFNVSDRIAPAAVERAVQKLGEQADAVVSVGGEDLVVYTLDKNLRILNTFAGNKCASGTGEFFGQQLKRMGLKVDAVFEPEVANSQVCKLSSRCSVFMKSDCTHKLNKGEADKHDIVLSLSNVMSRKVVDFLSRARIKKGRVILAGGATKNPHLVKFLRDELPHVEFIVPEQAPWFEAWGMADLALTEGTPLPTIDDLMGDAAVSYPRAPSLKLAADKVTFAPSQRSPIKPGRKFVLGIDGGSTTTKVVLLDMETKEIVASHYGRTLGDPITALRKCMESVREQIKPVLGPDADIDIRLVSTTGSSRELLGVFCETGGVFNEIIAHTVGVTYFDPDIDTIFEIGGQDAKYVHLRNRVPVDYAMNEACSAGTGSFLEESASGDLDIHSPELIGPAALAATAPLRFGEHCSAFINSDIRKAIQQGATRDDIVAGLVLSIVSNYLNRVVGNRRVGKRIVLQGGVAKNPAVPMAFASLLGKNIIVPPDPELMGCFGVALLALEKFKVGELDEGNWSIADILAREVSHGKNYRCKACDNLCPIQILDVGGSKYHFGGRCNKYANTRKKAIGGEPSVDWVEKRHELYFEQFAADVTTVPESATVVAVPESFSIHSLWPLYSHFFTQLGIKPRLVSKIDEGGVAKCESSYCYPAEIVHGVTETARKSDVNWYFLPQFKSMPSYQADAHACLCPIMQGVPYYLRTALNLDDNKILRPVIDFTNGFESGRGPMLDMAVQLGFTKAQGEAAWKVAIERQRACYAEGRRIGQEVVEAAKTAKRPVIVLCGRPYNALTAQANMGIPRKFATRGYTVIPFDFMPIAEEHITDNMYWYYGQQNLKAAVQVKENPNLFLCFVSNFSCAPDSFILHYLRWIHNTKPFLILELDSHTADAGVDTRIEAFLDIVEGYRRANMTEDVMLSPRDWDIQLEGKKTCLRNTQSNEVIDLTDKRVKLLWPSMGQTGTRLLAALSRGHGIDSQPLPEPDFHTASRARAVASGKECIPSLLVLGSFLDWFANNEIDPNRVYVLFMPLTTGPCRTGQYAIFYENLFRELGYRNVICLSLNSDNSYTELGQSWSTSAWVCVLFSDYFRDIRNTLQALAIDWPAAKKVMDKIESEMVDCAEKGVKHMWNALPEWTARMGAIRLKKTLTESRKVLVVGEIFVRRDEYSVGPLTNLLTDRGIVPKITGLSEWIHYLDWDQVRRYKKQMMALPLLKRPFSWQARKLAMLKIEIMWKHHQEVKLLKELSKCGLVAEAPHDMEVIMKRSLDFGDPELESEASLSPAVSALAMESGWDGIAIISPFACLPGRLIEATYGPWARNRGLPVIAIENDGNAYPPNVTSRIEIFAHNVARGLRGEVSPEALRLMTCEVDESPVSECAKETVGV, translated from the coding sequence ATGTCCACCGCACCCAACCACACCGCTTCCCGTCAGGGGCTTGGCATCGACATCGGTTCTGCCAGTGTCAAAGTTTGCCAGATCGAAGACGGAAACGTGGCCTGGTCGGAAGTCCGACCTCACGACGGCGACCTTCCCGGAACCCTCCGACGGATTCTGGAAGACAAGGGCGTCACGCCCGGCATCCCGGCGCTGGTGACCGGCCAGGAAGGGCGCCGGCAGTTCAACGTGTCCGACCGCATCGCTCCGGCCGCCGTGGAGCGCGCCGTCCAAAAACTGGGCGAGCAGGCCGATGCCGTGGTCAGCGTGGGTGGCGAAGACCTCGTGGTCTACACCCTGGACAAAAACCTTCGCATCCTCAACACCTTCGCGGGCAACAAGTGCGCCTCGGGCACCGGCGAGTTCTTTGGGCAGCAGCTCAAGCGCATGGGTCTGAAGGTGGATGCCGTGTTCGAGCCCGAAGTGGCCAACTCGCAGGTCTGCAAGCTTTCCAGCCGCTGCTCTGTGTTCATGAAGAGCGACTGCACCCACAAGCTCAACAAGGGCGAAGCCGACAAGCACGACATCGTGTTGTCCCTGTCCAACGTGATGAGCCGCAAGGTGGTGGACTTCCTCTCCCGCGCCCGCATCAAGAAGGGTCGCGTGATCCTGGCCGGTGGCGCCACCAAGAATCCCCATCTGGTCAAGTTCCTGCGCGACGAACTCCCCCACGTGGAGTTCATCGTGCCCGAACAGGCCCCCTGGTTCGAAGCCTGGGGCATGGCGGATCTGGCCCTCACCGAAGGCACCCCCCTTCCCACTATTGATGACCTCATGGGCGACGCGGCGGTGAGCTACCCGCGCGCTCCTTCCCTGAAGCTGGCCGCGGACAAGGTCACCTTCGCCCCTTCGCAGCGCTCCCCCATCAAGCCCGGACGCAAGTTCGTGCTTGGTATCGATGGCGGCTCCACCACCACCAAGGTGGTGCTCTTGGACATGGAAACCAAGGAAATCGTGGCTAGCCACTACGGCCGCACCTTGGGCGACCCTATCACGGCTCTGCGCAAGTGCATGGAATCCGTGCGCGAGCAGATCAAGCCCGTGCTCGGGCCGGATGCAGATATTGACATCCGTTTGGTGTCCACCACCGGAAGCTCGCGCGAACTGCTGGGCGTGTTCTGCGAGACCGGCGGCGTCTTCAACGAGATCATCGCGCACACCGTGGGCGTTACCTACTTCGATCCGGACATCGACACCATCTTCGAGATCGGTGGCCAGGACGCCAAGTACGTGCACCTGCGCAACCGCGTTCCGGTGGACTACGCCATGAACGAGGCCTGCAGCGCGGGCACTGGATCCTTCCTGGAAGAATCCGCCTCCGGCGACCTGGACATCCACAGCCCGGAACTGATCGGACCGGCGGCGCTTGCCGCCACCGCACCGCTTCGCTTTGGCGAACACTGCTCGGCGTTCATCAACTCCGACATCCGCAAGGCCATCCAACAGGGCGCCACCCGCGACGACATCGTGGCGGGACTGGTGCTCTCGATCGTGTCCAACTACTTGAACCGCGTGGTCGGAAATCGTCGCGTAGGCAAGCGAATTGTCCTGCAAGGCGGCGTGGCGAAAAACCCCGCCGTCCCGATGGCCTTCGCGTCCTTGCTGGGCAAAAACATCATCGTGCCGCCGGATCCGGAACTCATGGGATGTTTCGGTGTGGCGCTTCTGGCCCTGGAAAAATTCAAGGTCGGCGAGCTGGACGAAGGCAACTGGAGCATCGCGGACATCCTCGCCCGTGAAGTCAGCCACGGCAAGAACTACCGCTGCAAGGCTTGCGACAATTTGTGTCCCATCCAGATCCTGGACGTGGGCGGCAGCAAGTACCATTTCGGTGGGCGCTGCAACAAGTACGCGAACACCCGCAAGAAGGCCATCGGCGGCGAGCCGTCGGTCGACTGGGTGGAAAAGCGCCACGAACTCTACTTCGAGCAGTTCGCCGCCGACGTGACCACCGTGCCGGAATCGGCCACCGTGGTGGCCGTGCCGGAAAGCTTCAGCATCCATTCGCTGTGGCCCCTGTACTCGCACTTCTTCACCCAGCTGGGCATCAAGCCCCGCCTGGTGTCCAAGATCGACGAGGGCGGCGTCGCCAAGTGCGAGTCCAGCTACTGCTACCCGGCGGAAATTGTCCACGGCGTGACGGAAACCGCGCGCAAGTCGGACGTCAACTGGTACTTCCTGCCGCAGTTCAAGTCGATGCCCTCCTACCAGGCCGACGCCCACGCGTGCCTGTGCCCCATCATGCAGGGCGTGCCGTACTACCTGCGCACGGCGCTGAACCTGGACGACAACAAGATCCTGCGCCCGGTGATCGACTTCACCAACGGATTCGAATCCGGACGCGGCCCCATGCTGGACATGGCCGTGCAACTGGGATTCACCAAGGCCCAGGGCGAGGCCGCCTGGAAGGTGGCCATCGAGCGCCAGCGCGCCTGCTACGCCGAAGGCCGTCGCATCGGGCAAGAGGTGGTGGAAGCCGCCAAGACCGCCAAGCGGCCCGTGATCGTGCTGTGCGGACGTCCGTACAACGCGCTGACCGCGCAGGCGAACATGGGCATCCCCCGCAAGTTCGCGACCCGCGGCTACACCGTGATCCCCTTCGACTTCATGCCGATCGCCGAAGAACACATCACGGACAACATGTACTGGTACTACGGCCAGCAGAACCTGAAGGCCGCCGTGCAGGTGAAGGAAAACCCGAACCTGTTCTTGTGCTTTGTCTCCAACTTCTCGTGCGCGCCGGACAGCTTCATCCTGCACTACCTGCGCTGGATCCACAACACCAAGCCGTTCTTGATCCTGGAACTGGACAGCCACACGGCCGACGCCGGCGTGGACACCCGCATCGAGGCCTTCCTGGACATCGTGGAAGGGTATCGGCGCGCCAACATGACAGAAGATGTCATGCTCTCGCCGCGCGATTGGGACATCCAGCTGGAAGGCAAGAAGACCTGCCTGCGCAACACCCAGTCCAACGAAGTGATCGACCTCACCGACAAGCGCGTGAAGCTCCTGTGGCCCTCCATGGGCCAAACCGGCACACGCCTGCTCGCGGCGCTTTCGCGCGGCCACGGAATCGATTCCCAGCCCTTGCCGGAACCCGACTTCCACACCGCCTCGCGAGCCCGCGCGGTGGCCTCCGGCAAGGAATGCATTCCTTCCTTGCTGGTGCTGGGATCCTTCCTGGATTGGTTCGCCAATAACGAGATCGACCCAAATCGTGTGTACGTGCTGTTCATGCCGCTGACCACCGGCCCGTGCCGCACCGGCCAGTACGCGATCTTCTACGAGAACCTGTTCCGCGAACTGGGCTACCGCAACGTGATCTGCCTCTCGCTGAACTCCGACAACTCCTACACCGAACTGGGCCAGAGCTGGAGCACCAGCGCCTGGGTGTGCGTGTTGTTCTCGGATTATTTCCGCGACATCCGCAACACGCTCCAGGCCTTGGCCATCGATTGGCCCGCCGCCAAAAAGGTGATGGACAAGATCGAGTCCGAGATGGTGGACTGCGCCGAAAAGGGCGTCAAACACATGTGGAACGCGCTGCCTGAATGGACCGCTCGCATGGGTGCCATCCGCCTCAAGAAGACCCTCACCGAATCCCGCAAGGTGCTGGTGGTGGGCGAAATCTTCGTGCGTCGCGACGAGTACTCGGTGGGACCTCTCACCAACCTGCTCACCGATCGCGGAATCGTTCCCAAGATCACCGGCCTCTCCGAATGGATCCACTACCTGGACTGGGACCAGGTTCGCCGGTACAAGAAGCAGATGATGGCCCTGCCGCTTCTGAAGCGACCGTTCTCCTGGCAAGCCAGGAAGCTGGCGATGCTCAAGATCGAAATCATGTGGAAGCACCACCAGGAAGTGAAGCTGCTCAAGGAGCTTTCCAAGTGCGGCTTGGTGGCGGAAGCCCCCCACGACATGGAAGTGATCATGAAGCGTTCGCTGGACTTTGGTGATCCAGAACTGGAATCGGAAGCCTCGCTCTCGCCTGCCGTTTCCGCTTTGGCCATGGAAAGCGGATGGGACGGCATCGCGATCATCTCTCCGTTCGCCTGCTTGCCGGGACGCCTGATCGAGGCCACCTACGGACCCTGGGCACGCAATCGCGGTCTACCGGTGATCGCCATCGAAAACGACGGCAACGCGTACCCTCCCAACGTGACCAGCCGCATCGAGATCTTCGCCCACAACGTCGCTCGCGGTCTGCGCGGCGAGGTGAGCCCGGAAGCATTGCGACTGATGACCTGCGAAGTGGACGAATCCCCCGTGAGCGAATGCGCCAAGGAGACCGTCGGCGTCTGA
- a CDS encoding zinc-binding dehydrogenase, which yields MDRSENAWITLGDPVDHAVSWGETPGECRLERVALPEVSDEGMVLRLLCAGALREGSPIDLAAGAVWEVVSVQEKSKFVPGQRVWLNPTPPCGICPACLAGCSARCRDSRRSTAFPGWMSDVRVLHPWAVRRGVLSVPSTVAPELFSLVVPMARAMRVRRTVSRRDRVLVIGSGVQALLVGAALDGPGRRVLVDPNGTLDRAGVFGFQQAGQQLPDMLEALQGEPDLVVLVDGQPQLLQQAVHSAGLGSTVLSMLPLEGIDRLAQLWEKQIDLVFQQGFSPEDLAPGRNRIVEIAKFLEALPRSVVRVEDWAGQERLESLWTVVDSCAPSF from the coding sequence ATGGATCGTTCCGAAAACGCCTGGATCACCCTAGGGGACCCTGTCGACCACGCGGTTTCCTGGGGGGAAACACCAGGGGAGTGCCGTCTGGAAAGGGTTGCCCTGCCTGAGGTGTCCGATGAGGGCATGGTGTTGCGGCTGTTGTGTGCTGGTGCGTTGCGCGAAGGATCACCAATCGACCTGGCCGCCGGGGCGGTCTGGGAGGTCGTTTCCGTCCAGGAGAAGTCCAAGTTCGTACCGGGGCAACGCGTGTGGCTGAATCCGACTCCTCCCTGTGGAATTTGCCCTGCCTGCCTGGCAGGTTGCAGCGCCCGTTGCCGAGACAGCCGCCGATCCACGGCCTTTCCGGGGTGGATGTCCGATGTGCGCGTGCTTCACCCCTGGGCGGTGCGGCGCGGAGTTCTTTCCGTTCCATCCACCGTTGCTCCAGAACTGTTTTCCTTGGTGGTTCCGATGGCGAGAGCCATGCGCGTGCGCCGGACGGTTTCGCGACGGGATCGGGTGTTGGTGATCGGCAGTGGGGTCCAGGCTCTTCTGGTGGGGGCGGCGTTGGACGGGCCGGGCCGGCGAGTGCTGGTGGATCCGAACGGCACCTTGGATCGCGCGGGAGTTTTCGGGTTCCAGCAGGCAGGTCAGCAGCTGCCGGACATGCTGGAAGCCTTGCAAGGTGAACCTGACCTCGTGGTATTGGTGGATGGCCAACCCCAGCTCCTTCAGCAAGCGGTCCATTCGGCCGGATTGGGGTCCACTGTGCTCTCCATGCTCCCGTTGGAGGGGATCGATCGTCTAGCCCAGCTTTGGGAGAAGCAGATCGATCTGGTGTTCCAGCAGGGGTTTTCACCGGAAGATTTGGCTCCCGGCCGGAATCGGATCGTGGAAATCGCCAAATTTTTGGAGGCGCTTCCAAGGAGCGTTGTGCGAGTGGAGGATTGGGCAGGTCAGGAAAGACTGGAATCCCTCTGGACGGTGGTGGACTCGTGCGCGCCTTCCTTCTGA
- a CDS encoding diacylglycerol kinase family protein → MRQRNFRIHLAAVIAVSTLGALAGLSRLEWLAITLSCGLVISAEAMNTAVELVCDAVTREHNPVIGQAKDVAAGAVLLAAICACVVGATVFWGHLP, encoded by the coding sequence ATGCGCCAGCGGAACTTTCGCATCCACCTGGCGGCCGTGATCGCCGTGAGCACATTGGGTGCCTTGGCGGGCCTCTCCCGCCTGGAGTGGTTGGCGATCACTCTCTCCTGCGGGCTGGTCATCAGCGCGGAGGCCATGAACACGGCCGTGGAGCTGGTCTGCGATGCGGTGACACGCGAGCACAACCCTGTGATCGGTCAGGCCAAGGACGTGGCGGCGGGGGCCGTGCTGTTGGCGGCCATTTGCGCGTGCGTGGTGGGGGCGACCGTATTCTGGGGGCATTTGCCGTAG
- a CDS encoding Rpn family recombination-promoting nuclease/putative transposase, giving the protein MLAKIRHLRWQGFTKQIPGYKARRRRELCEGFIPSDRFLRPDINRTWVRPPGKKELLICVLFTYILSVPRPHDAFFKSIFSDVGHARDLLRGILPPAVRESIDLDHLELEPNSFVSDALDESFSDLLFTCPLQGNQAIVAILLEHKTWQSKHVHLQILRYMVSIWEADQAENRAVRPVIPILVHQGPSPWNLPPFHANFPTLPDSLRLFIPDIRLVFEDLAAVEDQSIGADFRDPVVRFTLALMKHIYSAEGTLAVASQLTPDLGSGLNDNQSMRTLRILLEYILNDGVPEVRDHLFQSLHPNLKGQAMTLGDLLRQEGKAEGKAEGKAEGLNEGKLSQAIADALKMREHGISWEIVTDVTGLHPEDLLDTPKV; this is encoded by the coding sequence GTGCTCGCAAAGATCCGCCACCTGCGGTGGCAGGGCTTCACAAAGCAAATTCCTGGCTATAAAGCTCGCCGGAGGCGGGAACTCTGCGAGGGATTCATCCCGAGCGATCGCTTTTTGCGTCCCGACATCAACCGAACCTGGGTGCGACCGCCAGGCAAAAAAGAACTGCTCATTTGTGTACTATTTACGTATATTCTCTCCGTGCCCCGCCCACACGACGCTTTTTTCAAATCCATCTTCTCCGATGTTGGCCATGCCAGGGATCTCCTTCGTGGCATCCTTCCGCCGGCTGTCCGGGAATCAATCGACCTGGACCACTTGGAGCTAGAGCCCAACAGCTTCGTTTCAGATGCGCTGGATGAGTCCTTCTCCGATTTGCTCTTCACTTGCCCCCTCCAAGGCAACCAGGCCATCGTGGCCATCCTTCTTGAGCACAAGACTTGGCAGTCCAAGCACGTCCACCTCCAAATCCTGCGCTATATGGTCAGCATTTGGGAAGCGGATCAGGCAGAAAATCGAGCAGTGCGACCGGTGATCCCCATCCTCGTTCACCAGGGGCCTTCCCCATGGAACCTCCCGCCTTTCCACGCAAACTTCCCGACCCTACCGGATTCTCTTCGGCTGTTCATTCCAGACATTCGGCTTGTTTTTGAGGATCTCGCTGCCGTCGAGGATCAATCGATCGGCGCTGACTTCAGGGATCCTGTCGTGCGATTCACCTTGGCCCTCATGAAACACATCTATTCCGCCGAGGGAACCTTGGCTGTTGCAAGCCAGTTGACTCCGGACTTGGGTTCCGGGCTGAATGACAACCAGTCCATGCGCACTTTGCGAATTCTGCTGGAGTATATTCTGAACGACGGTGTTCCCGAAGTCCGCGACCACCTCTTCCAATCGCTTCACCCCAACTTGAAAGGGCAGGCCATGACATTAGGAGACCTCCTCCGACAGGAGGGAAAGGCTGAAGGTAAAGCTGAAGGCAAGGCTGAAGGCTTGAATGAAGGCAAACTCTCCCAAGCAATCGCCGATGCACTCAAGATGCGCGAGCACGGAATCTCATGGGAAATCGTCACGGATGTGACAGGGTTGCATCCAGAAGATCTTTTGGATACACCGAAGGTTTGA
- a CDS encoding serine acetyltransferase, whose product MAFLRLMSTVKEFRNLFYYRTGLPGKVLSPLCPPLESLHIVTPKIGPGLFIQHGFATIIAAREIGANCWINQQVTIGYSDATSCPTLGDQVTIAAGAKVIGNVTVGDRSVVGANAVVVKDIPPDVTVVGGATRIVRRNGQRVEERL is encoded by the coding sequence ATGGCGTTCCTACGACTGATGTCCACCGTCAAGGAATTCCGCAACCTTTTCTATTACCGAACCGGACTTCCAGGCAAGGTCCTTTCACCGTTGTGCCCACCACTGGAGAGTTTGCACATCGTCACACCCAAGATTGGGCCCGGGCTGTTCATCCAACACGGTTTTGCCACGATCATCGCCGCCAGGGAGATCGGTGCGAATTGCTGGATCAACCAGCAGGTCACGATCGGCTATTCCGATGCCACCAGCTGCCCCACCCTCGGTGACCAAGTGACCATCGCTGCCGGCGCGAAAGTGATCGGAAACGTGACGGTGGGCGATCGCTCCGTGGTTGGAGCCAACGCCGTGGTGGTGAAGGACATCCCGCCAGATGTGACGGTGGTCGGTGGGGCGACCCGGATCGTCCGACGAAATGGCCAAAGAGTCGAGGAGCGCCTCTGA
- the mnmA gene encoding tRNA 2-thiouridine(34) synthase MnmA, with product MTDQTNQLEAVAMSGGVDSSVAALLRVRDGARIVGLTMKLWDSECDGPSADRACCTADHASDARRVCQKLSSPHYTLDLRQDFRRDVVDVFVSEYLSGRTPNPCVRCNTYLKWDALWNRARELGCSSLVTGHYARIQDTPDGPGLFRAADLAKDQSYFLWGIPRPLLARTRFPLSDLAKPEIRRLAEEAGLPTAAKRESQDICFVPGGDYRTLVRASRPHDPLLSPGPILGPGGRQLGNHEGLAGYTIGQRRGVKAAWTEPLYVTEIDVAANILRLGTREELLVDRLEVGEINLLSRIPVEEPVGIQVRYRSEPTPGRVAVTGGEMSISLPTPILAPAAGQSIVLYDGPRLIGGGVLKNAFRTNRRMEAP from the coding sequence ATGACCGATCAGACCAACCAACTCGAGGCTGTCGCGATGTCCGGCGGAGTGGACAGCTCGGTAGCCGCTTTGCTGCGCGTGCGGGACGGAGCCAGGATCGTGGGACTGACGATGAAACTCTGGGATTCCGAATGCGACGGGCCATCGGCCGATCGAGCCTGCTGCACCGCCGACCACGCGTCGGACGCCCGACGCGTCTGCCAGAAATTGTCTTCCCCCCACTATACCTTGGATCTGCGTCAGGATTTCCGTCGCGACGTCGTCGACGTGTTCGTGTCTGAATACCTTTCGGGCAGGACCCCCAATCCGTGCGTGCGCTGCAACACCTACCTGAAATGGGACGCCCTGTGGAACAGGGCTCGCGAACTGGGCTGTTCCAGCCTGGTCACCGGGCACTACGCACGCATCCAGGATACCCCGGACGGCCCCGGACTCTTCCGCGCCGCCGATCTTGCGAAGGATCAGTCGTATTTCCTCTGGGGCATCCCCAGGCCGTTGCTTGCTCGAACAAGGTTCCCTCTGTCCGACCTCGCCAAGCCGGAAATCCGACGGCTCGCCGAAGAAGCCGGGCTGCCCACGGCCGCCAAGCGCGAGAGCCAGGACATCTGTTTCGTGCCGGGTGGAGACTACCGGACCCTTGTACGCGCATCGCGTCCCCACGACCCGCTCCTTTCGCCAGGCCCCATCCTTGGCCCTGGAGGCAGGCAGCTGGGGAATCACGAAGGTCTGGCCGGATACACCATCGGCCAGCGCCGAGGCGTGAAAGCGGCATGGACCGAGCCTCTCTACGTGACAGAAATCGACGTCGCGGCGAACATCCTTCGACTGGGGACCCGCGAGGAACTCCTTGTGGATCGTTTGGAAGTGGGCGAAATCAACCTGCTCTCCCGCATCCCGGTGGAGGAACCGGTCGGCATCCAGGTTCGATACCGCTCCGAACCAACTCCGGGCCGCGTGGCCGTGACAGGTGGAGAAATGTCGATTTCGCTGCCAACCCCGATCCTTGCTCCCGCAGCGGGGCAAAGCATCGTGCTGTACGACGGACCACGACTGATCGGCGGCGGGGTGCTCAAGAACGCATTCCGAACCAATCGACGCATGGAGGCTCCGTGA